The following are encoded in a window of Peromyscus eremicus chromosome 12, PerEre_H2_v1, whole genome shotgun sequence genomic DNA:
- the LOC131922492 gene encoding zinc finger protein 431-like — MDAVIYNDVHVDFTWEEWTLLDPSQKNLYKDVMLETYRNLTTIGYNWEDHNIEEHCHNIEEHCQSSRRHERHERSKTEEKPSAYTQCVKAFAYDTHLQWKERTHTGEKPYECNQCGKAFASHSYFQIHKRIHTGEKPYECDQCDKAFARHNNLLMHKRTHTGDKPYECDQCGKAFARHNNLLMHKRTHTGDKPYECNQCGKAFAFHTSLQRHERTHTGEKPYECNQCGKAFAQPSNLQMHKRTHTGEKPYQCNQCGKAFSHLGHLQRHGRTHTGEKPYECNQCGKAFAHLNTLQMHKSAHAGEKPYECNQCGKAFAQHSQLLMHQRTHTGEKPYECNHCGKAYAHLSTLQMHQRSHTGEKPYECNQCGKAFASHSYFRIHIRTHTGEKPYECYQCGKAFAFHKSLQRHERTHTGEKPYECNQCGKAFADLSTLQRHERTHSGEKPYECNQCGKAFARCSHLQMHQRTHTGEKPYECNQCGKAFAQHSHLQMHQRTHNGEKPYECNQCGKAFACLSSIQSHVKKLHCKETI; from the exons GATGCAGTGATCtataatgatgtgcatgttgacttcacttgggaagagtggactttgctggatccttcccagaagaatctctacaaagatgtgatgctagAGACCTATAGGAACCTCACTACTATAG GATATaattgggaagaccataatattgaagaacattgtcataatattgaagaacattgtcaaagttctagaagacatgaaag gcatgaaagaagtaaAACTGAAGAGAAACCTTCTGCATATactcaatgtgttaaagcctttgcatatgaCACTCATCTtcaatggaaagaaagaacacatactggagagaaaccttatgaatgtaatcagtgtggtaaagcctttgcaagtcACAGTTAtttccaaatacataaaagaatacatactggagagaaaccctatgaatgtgatcagtgtgATAAAGCATTTGCACGTCACAATAATCTTctaatgcataaaagaacacatactggagacaaaccctatgaatgtgaccagtgtggtaaagcctttgcacgtcACAATAATCTTctaatgcataaaagaacacatactggagacaaaccctatgaatgtaatcagtgtggtaaagcatttgcattTCACACTTCTCTTCAAcgacatgaaagaacacatactggagagaaaccctatgaatgtaatcaatgtggtaaagcctttgcacaacccagtaatcttcaaatgcataaaagaacacatactggagagaaaccctatcaatgtaatcaatgtggtaaagccttttcacatcttggtcatcttcaaaggcatggaagaacacatactggagagaaaccctatgagtgtaatcagtgtggtaaagcctttgcacatctcaatactcttcaaatgcataaaagtgcacatgctggagagaaaccctatgaatgtaatcagtgtggtaaagcctttgcacagcacaGTCAACTTCTAATGCatcaaagaacacacactggagagaaaccctatgaatgtaatcattgtggtaaagcctATGCACATCttagtactcttcaaatgcatcaaagatcacatactggagagaaaccctatgaatgtaatcagtgtggtaaagcttttgcaaGTCACAGTTATTTCCGAATACAcataagaacacatactggagagaaaccctatgaatgttatcaatgtggtaaagcctttgcatttcaCAAAAGTCTTCAacggcatgaaagaacacatactggagagaaaccctatgaatgcaatcaatgtggtaaagcctttgcagatctcagtactcttcaaaggcatgaaagaacacatagtggagagaaaccctatgaatgtaatcagtgtggtaaggcctttgcacgttgcagtcatcttcaaatgcatcaaagaacacatactggagagaaaccctatgaatgtaatcagtgtggtaaagcctttgcacagcatagtcatcttcaaatgcatcaaAGGACAcataatggagagaaaccctatgaatgtaatcagtgtggtaaagcctttgcatgtctcaGTAGTATTCAAAGTCATGTGAAAAAATTACACTGCAAAGAAACCAtttaa